In Armatimonadota bacterium, the genomic window GCGGATCTTGGTCGAGGCGGTGGAGGACAGCGACTACCTGCGGCGACTCGCCAGGAGCGATATGATGGGCGTCTATGAGGTGCGCGTTGGCCCCGAGCTGGAGGTAGTCTCCTATACGCGCAAAGGCCTGCGGGACCGCACCGCGCTGGAAATGACAGAGACGAGCGTAGGTTGAGCGCAAGGAGGAAGAGCATGGCACCCCACAACCGTCCAAGCGGAATCAGGACCAGCCTGCGGCAGCACCTCCATTCCCTTCCCCCCAGTCACCGTTCGCCCCACCTGGAGCGCCACTTGCTGGCCAAAGAGAAAGAGCGGCTGGAGCAAGAGATCGTGCGGCTGGAGCGTCGGTGTCGCCAGTGCCGACAACAAGCGGCTGACATCGAAGCGCAGCTGGCGACCGCAACCGAGGGCGCGAGCACCCGCTCCAGCATGCTGTCGCCCACGGGCGGCAACGAATGCGATGAGCGCCCATTCAGCCGCATGGCGGTTGACTACTGATAGCAGGGCGCAGCGCGGCCGAGCGCCGGTCGGGAGCGGTCGCGAGGCCCTGGCAAACGGGCCCGGGAGGAGAGAGACATGAGGAAGAGCGTGCGACCACCGATGGGGAGCGACCAGCGGGAGCCGGCGGAGGTTGACTTGGGGTTCGGCGTCGGCGGCATCTTCAAGGGCTTGGGCAATTTCATCGAGCTGCTCAGCGAGATGGCCGAGGAAGGCAGCCAGGAAGTCACCCGCACCGGGGAAGTGAAGGGGCCGGGCCGAACCCGGGCGATGTACGGGTTCACCGTCAAGCTGGGCGCCGGAGGCGTGCCTCAGGTGGAGCGATTCGGCACTGTCCGCGAACCGAAGATGGGCGCCGCCGTGGAGGAGGTGAGGGAACCGGTGGTTGACGTATTCGACGAGGGCAGCGAGGTGGTGGTGATCGCGGAGATGCCCGGGGTGGAGGAGAGCGACATCCAGTTCGAGATCAAGCAGGATATCTTGCTTCTCTCCGCGCGCCATGAGGAACGCAAATACAGCAAGGAAGTGCTGCTGCCGTGCGGCGTGCTCGCCGACACGGCCAAAGCATCCTATGCCAACGGTATCCTCGAGCTGAGGGTGACCAAGGCGTCGGCGGCGGGATAGGGGGAGTTTGCGGTGGAAGGGGAATCAGTGCGCAAGGACGGGGAAGTCGCCAGAGCCATCAGCCTACGGGTGGCCGAGGCCCTCAGCAAAGACGTGGGGCGCGGAATCGCTCGCGTGGACCCGGCGGATATGGAGAAGCTGGGGGTGCAAGTCGGCGACGTCATCCTCATCGGCGGGAAGCGCAAGACCGCGGCCCGCGTAATGCCAGCCTACCCTGAGCAACGCGGCAAGGGGATGCTGCAGATTGACGGCATCACCCGCGAAAACGCCCAGACCGGCTTGGACGAGAAGGCGATCGTGGAGAAGGCCGACGGCCGGCCCGCTCAGGTCATAGTTCTCTCCCCCCTCGGCAGCGTCGCGCCGTTACGCAGCGACAAGGACACCGGCTACCTGGGGCGCCTCCTGGAAGGCCTCGCCGTGACCGCGGGAGATAGGGTGCGGGCGACCCTTTTCGGCTCTCGCTTTCAAGAGTTCCTGGTGGCGGAGACAGCTCCCCGGGAGGTGGTCCTGGTACATAGCGCGACCACTATCAAGGTCCGCGAGGAGACGACTGAAGAGCGACGGGCCGGGATCAGCTATGAGGACATCGGCGGTCTGCACAAGGAGATCCAGCGGGTGCGGGAGATGATTGAGCTCCCGCTCAAGCACCCAGAGGTCTTTGAGCGGCTGGGGATAGAGCCCCCGAAAGGGGTGCTATTGCACGGCCCCCCGGGTACCGGCAAGACTCTCATTGCGCGTGCGGTG contains:
- the hsp20 gene encoding archaeal heat shock protein Hsp20; translation: MRKSVRPPMGSDQREPAEVDLGFGVGGIFKGLGNFIELLSEMAEEGSQEVTRTGEVKGPGRTRAMYGFTVKLGAGGVPQVERFGTVREPKMGAAVEEVREPVVDVFDEGSEVVVIAEMPGVEESDIQFEIKQDILLLSARHEERKYSKEVLLPCGVLADTAKASYANGILELRVTKASAAG
- the gvpO gene encoding gas vesicle protein GvpO, with the translated sequence MSGQQTTHAAAEATRTVTVFFEEVLGKRARVIALESDPPGWRILVEAVEDSDYLRRLARSDMMGVYEVRVGPELEVVSYTRKGLRDRTALEMTETSVG